Proteins encoded by one window of Microplitis mediator isolate UGA2020A chromosome 1, iyMicMedi2.1, whole genome shotgun sequence:
- the LOC130664444 gene encoding ankyrin repeat domain-containing protein 7-like isoform X1, with protein MSTAQLSDQLTSHLSEQVIEFHSAVENSDYDKIKVILKLNTVDVNATSNLHGHTLGFTALHLASISSNPTAELIVDLLLNYGANINSRCLKGKSALMYAVECQNGGVVKKLLDNRVDANLQDSKGLTALHYAMQQGIPDLVNLLLKYHTDINIVDNNDKTAFEYCYDNIVFYYTRENFKELQNDKYILYRNIYGTKYLAAANFFIGHFIKVADDMKNYKIFMLIENNPVTYYIYNEFEEQIIKMKKEKINNTNVSYYDFMTGDINQLNNYVNNPDIAVDLSLCKGDYVKKFPLFAQDISDCFNRAMERKKLIDESTEILNYVTDSSTLLENDRMQMIFELLDKADLNEFVNIFI; from the coding sequence ATGTCTACTGCGCAATTAAGCGATCAATTAACCTCACATTTATCGGAACAAGTGATTGAGTTTCATAGTGCAGTTGAAAACTCTGActacgataaaataaaagttattttgaaaCTCAATACAGTTGATGTCAATGCGACAAGTAATTTACACGGTCATACACTTGGATTCACTGCTTTGCACTTAGCGTCGATTTCATCGAATCCAACCGCCGAATTAATAGTCgacttattattaaattacggcGCTAATATTAATAGCAGATGTCTGAAGGGTAAATCGGCATTGATGTACGCAGTGGAATGTCAAAATGGCGgcgttgtaaaaaaattactggacAACAGAGTTGACGCTAACCTCCAAGACTCGAAAGGTCTAACGGCGCTTCACTACGCAATGCAACAGGGAATTCCCGATCTGGTTAATTTACTTCTTAAATATCATActgatattaatattgttgATAATAACGACAAGACGGCATTCGAATACTGCTATGATAATATTGTGTTTTATTATACgcgtgaaaatttcaaagaattacaaaatgacaaatatattttgtacaGAAATATTTACGGAACTAAATATTTAGCAGCtgcgaatttttttatcggcCATTTTATAAAAGTCGCTGATGACATGAAGAACTATAAGATATTTatgttaattgaaaataatcctGTGacgtattatatttataatgaatttgaAGAACAGATAATTAAGatgaagaaagaaaaaataaataatacaaatgtttcttattatgattttatgaCCGGTGATATTAatcaattgaataattatgttAATAATCCCGACATAGCTGTAGATTTATCACTTTGTAAAGGCGATTATGTTAAGAAATTTCCATTGTTTGCTCAAGATATCAGTGATTGTTTCAATAGAGCGATGGAGAGAAAAAAACTTATTGACGAAAGCACGGAAATTCTTAATTATGTGACTGATTCTTCTACGCTACTGGAGAATGATCGCATGCAAATGATATTCGAGTTGTTAGATAAAGccgatttaaatgaatttgttaatatttttatatag